DNA sequence from the Acetobacteroides hydrogenigenes genome:
CAATAAAGTTATTCAATACCTTATCAACGCCCAAGGCAACCTTTTGGCCTCGCAAATAATACTTTCGGAAATACCAACCAAAGCCCCCGAGAACCTTTCTCCCGAACAAAAACAACAGTACCTGATAGCCAACTGGTGGAATACCTTTCCTTTCGAAAACCCCAACATTACCAACACGCCAGGTATTGCCGAAAAACTCTGGGATTACTTCGACCTGTTTTACGTTGATGGAGTATCGCGCCAAGAGCAGGATAGCTACTTTAAACGAGCCATTGACGAGGTGATGAACCAGCCAAGCATATCTAAAGAGGTACAGACCTTTTTTGTAAGCGAAATGGTAAAAACATTTTCGCAATCGTCGCACGATGCCCTCATCGACTATATCAAGAAAAGCTACTCCCAAAATGCGCCTCCAAATCTAGATGCCGAGTTCGACAGAATTACCAACACTGCAATTGGACGTATTGCCCCAAACTTCACGGTTCAAACCGACTCTACAAAAACAGAACTCCTGAAGATGAAAAGCCAAGGAGTTGTACTGATTTTCTGGTCCATGCAATGTTCGCACTGCCAAAAGCTTCTTCCAGAGATTAAAAAGAATTATGCCAAACTCAGGGCGTCCGGTTTTGAAGTAATTGCGGTAAACCTCGATGCTTACCGCCCCGCATGGAAGCTTGACGTTGCAAAAAATGGCTACCCATGGATTAATATGAACGTGCAAAATCCGTATAACGACCCCATCACAGCTAGCTACAACGTCACAGGAACTCCTACCATATTCATCCTCGATTCCGAAAAACGTATTGTCGAAAAACCAAACGACATAAAGGAGATCATGAAAGCAGTAGAATCCATCAACCATAAAACAAAAGAGGAAGGCAATTAGCCTTCCTCTTTTGTTTTATGCTGCTAACGTTAGATGAGGACTTATTCTCCTCCTGTCATATTCTTTACGTTCGAAATCTCCATAAAAGAAGCCCCACTATTTTTTCCGAAGCTTCCGCCTACAACAATAATCAAATCTTCTGGATTAAACTTTCCCTTATCGCTAACGATCTTTACTGCATCTCGAATAAACTCGTCTCGACTTTCGCGAGGAGAGAAATACTCTGAGTAAACACCATAAGAAAGGGCAAGCTCGCGCACAACGCGTTTTTTATAGCATTTTGCAAATACGGGCAACTTCCCCCTAAATGCGGCCATATATCTACCTGTACGACCTGTATTTGTATCTATAATCACTGCTTTAATAGGCAAACTCAATGAGGCCTTAACCGCCGAACGTGCAAGTTGCGCAGTTATCTCATTATTTACTCGAATGTAGCTAATCTCTTCTTCTGGGTTAAGGTGCTTTTCAATCTCAACAGCAACACGACTCATTGTTTTTACTGCATCAATCGGATATTTTCCATATGCAGTTTCACCGCTAAGCATGATAGCATCTGTACGCTGATATATTGCATTGGCAATATCGCTCACCTCTGCACGCGTTGGACGTGGATTATCAATCATAGTGTGGAGCATCTGCGTTGCAATGATAACCGGCTTGCGCATCTGCATTGCTGCACGAATCAGCTTACGCTGAACCACCGGAATCTGCTCAGCAGGAAGTTCTACCCCTAAATCGCCACGAGCAACCATAATCCCATAAGAATAGTTAAGAATCTCTTCAATATTCTCAACCCCTTCCTGATTCTCGATCTTTGATATGATCTTAACGTTGCTATTCTTCTCGTCAAGAATTCTTTGAATAGCCATCAGATCGTGCTTGTTACGAACAAAAGAGTGAGCAATAAAATCGATGTCGTTATCGATAGCCCAATGTATAAAATCAATATCTTTATCGCTAAGAGCTGGCAATTTTACCTGTACTCCTGGCACATTAACGCTCTTCTTTCCCTTTAAAGTTCCATTATCCTGCGATTCGCAGAAAAGGTATTCATCGTTTTTATCGATTACCAAGAAGGCCAGTTCTCCATCATCAACAAGGATGGATGAGCCAACAGGAATGTCCTTCACAAAATCGTTATACGAAACGTATACGGTATCCCCAAATGATAATCCGTTACTATCCCCCTTAAACTTAAGCTTATCTCCATGCTTTACAACGATATTCTCCTCATCCTTCATCTTGCATGTGCGCACCTCAGGCCCTTTGGTGTCAACAAGGATGGCGATTTTTTCGGATACAGCCCTAACATTTTCAATTACTCGTGTAGAATCTTCCGGAGTTTGATGAGCAGTATTTAAACGAACAACATCCATTCCAGCTTCGTAGAGTTGACGAATAAATTCAATATCACACCGTCTGTCTGAAATGGTTGCTACAATTTTCGTTTTCTTTAGCATCATAATGCAGTTTTACTGAGTTCGCTTGTATTACTATTTAGCACAAAGGTAGTCTTTTAAAAGTATCCCTAAAGCGTTGTACGCCAGCCTTCACTCATTTTAACAGAACGATTTTCACCCTAGTTGCACACCCTGTTTTTGCATTAACCAAAAAAACACCTTAAGCAAGTCAAGTACTATAAAAAACCGATCAAGATCGCTATATTCGCAACTTTGAATAATATGGTGTGGAGATGGAATGGATCAATTACAAAACCGACTATTTGAATTTCCTACGGTTGGAAAAGTCGCTCTCTGAAAATTCTTTAATGGCCTACGAAAGAGACTTCAACAAGCTGAGTTCTTTCGTGGAAAAGAACTATCCAAAACTACCTCCAACGGCAGTCAGCCAACAGCACCTCGAAGAATTTTTAGCGTCGCTATACGACGATGGTCTAAACGCTCGCTCTCAGGCAAGAGTTTTGAGCAGCATTAAAGGCTTCTACAAGTTTCTTATGCTAGAAGATGAAATTGAAGAAGATCCAACCGAGCTTATTCAAGGTCCAAAATTAGACAGAAAACTCCCCCATGTTCTTTCAGTCGAAGAAATAGATCTCCTTATTAACGCCATAGACCTTAGCAAGCTTGAAGGATCACGAAATAGGGCGATACTCGAAACGCTATACAGCTGTGGCCTACGCGTATCGGAAGCCATCAACCTTCGCCTTAGCGACTTATTCTTTAAGGAAGAGTACATCAGAATAATAGGAAAAGGAGACAAAGAACGCCTTGTCCCCATCAACCAAAAAGCAATAGGATACATAGAAAAGTACCTTGTAGACCGAAGTAGGCTAAACATAAACCCAAAATCGGAGAATATACTCTTCCTAAACCGGCGGGGAAATCAGCTTACCAGAGTTATGGTGTTTACCATTATTAAGGATCTAAGCCGAAAAGTTGGGTTAAACAAAAAGATAAGCCCTCACACCTTTCGTCATTCATTCGCATCCCACCTTTTTGAAAGAGGGGCCGATTTAAAAGTAATCCAAGAACTTCTTGGTCACGAAACCATTATTACAACCGAAATTTACACACATCTCGAAAAAGAGCATTTACGCGAAGTACTGCTAATGCATCACCCTCGAGCAGTTGCGCCATAAACCTTTAGCCGAAATCCAAACAAACTCCAAACCGCTACTATTCAATCAATTAGTACTGATTCGCACTGTTGCTTAAGCTATAACACAGTTTAAGAAAAGCAATTTTGTAAAATTTCATACCTTTGAAGCCCTTATTGAGTTGTATCACAAAGCGAAATAACAACCTAAAAACAATTTCGATAAAATGTCACAAGTAAAACGCGTGTATACCTTCGGAAACAAGCAAGCCGAAGGTAATGGTAAGATGCGTGAGCTTCTTGGCGGTAAAGGTGCTAACCTTGCCGAAATGAACCTCATCGGCATGCCAGTTCCTCCCGGATTCACCATCACTACTGAAGTATGTACAGAGTACTACAAGCTAGGTAAGGACCAAGTTGTAGAACTTCTTAAGCCAGAAGTAGAGAAAGCAGTTAAGTACGTTGAAGAAATTATGGGCGTTAAGTTTGGTAATAACGAAGACCCTCTTCTTCTTTCAGTACGCTCTGGTTCTCGCGCTTCTATGCCAGGTATGATGGATACCATTCTGAACCTAGGCTTGAACGACGAGGCGGTTGCTGGTATTGCTAAGAAGAGCGGCAACGAAAGATTTGCTTGGGACTCATACCGTCGTTTCGTACAAATGTACGGTGACGTAGTACTTGGTATGAAGCCAGCTTCTAAGGAAGAAGAAGATCCATTCGAAGTTATCATCCACACCCTTAAAGAAGAAAAGGGCGTTCATAACGATACAGACCTTACTACCGAAGACCTCAAGGACCTTGTAAAGCGCTTTAAGGCAGCCGTTAAGGAAGTTACTGGACACGATTTCCCAACATCTCCATGGGAGCAGCTTTGGGGTGCCGTTTGCTCGGTATTCGACAGCTGGATGAACGAGCGTGCTATCCTTTACCGTCAGCTTAACAAGATCCCAGAAGAATGGGGTACTGCAGTTAACGTTCAAGCGATGGTATTCGGTAACATGGGCGAAACCTCTGCTACTGGTGTATGTTTCTCTCGCGACTCAAGCACTGGCGAAAACCTATTTAACGGTGAGTACCTAGTTAACGCACAAGGCGAAGACGTAGTTGCAGGTATCCGTACCCCACAAGAAATCACCATCATCGGTTCACAACGTTGGGCTGAGCGTAAGGGCATGTCTGAAGCAGAAAGAAAGGCAACTTTCCCTTCTCTTGAAGAGGTTATGCCAGCTGCTTACAAGGAACTATTCGATATCCAGAAGAAGATGGACACCTACTTCAAGGATATGCAAGATATGGAGTTCACCATCCAAGATGGTAAACTTTGGATGCTTCAAACCCGTGCTGGAAAGCGTACTGGTGCTGCTATGGTTAAGATCGCCATGGACATGCTTCGCGAAGGTCTTATCACCGAAGAAGAAGCCATTCTACGCGTTGAGCCAAACAAGCTAGACGAGCTACTCCACCCAGTATTCGATAAGGCTGCTATCAAGAGCGCAAAGACGATTTCTCGTGGTCTTCCAGCTTCTCCAGGTGCAGCTACCGGCCAAATCGTTTTCTTTGCTGATGACGCTGAGGCTTGGGCTAACCAAGGAAAGGAAACCATCCTTGTTCGTATCGAAACCTCTCCAGAAGACCTTAAGGGTATGAACGTTGCTAACGGTATCCTTACCGCTCGTGGTGGTATGACCTCTCACGCTGCCGTTGTGGCTCGTGGTATGGGTAAGTGCTGCGTATCGGGTGCTAGCAACCTTAAGATCGACTACAAGGCTCGCACTCTAGAAATCGACGGAAAGGTTTACAACGAAGGAGACTTTATCTCGCTAAACGGTACCACCGGTGAAGTTTACGAAGGTAAGGTTGCTACCCAAAAGCCAGAGCTTAGCGGTGACTTCGGCGAAATTATGAAGCTTGCCGACAAGTACGCTAAGATGCTTGTTAGAACCAACGCTGATACCCCACACGATGCTAAGGTGGCACGCGAGTTCGGCGCTCAAGGTATTGGCCTTTGCCGTACCGAGCACATGTTCTTCGAAGGCGACCGCATCAAGAGCGTTCGCGAGATGATTCTTGCTAACGATGAGGCTGGCCGTCGTAAGGCGCTTGCTAAGCTTCTTCCTATCCAACGCGAAGACTTCGAAGGCCTATTCGAAGTTATGGCTGGTCTTGCCGTAACCGTACGTCTACTTGACCCACCATTGCACGAGTTCGTTCCTCACGAAGAAAAGCAACAGCGCGAAATGGCTGCTGAGCTTGGCATCACCTTCGAGGAAGTACGCGAAAAAGTACACAGCCTTGCTGAGGTTAACCCAATGCTTGGACACCGTGGCTGCCGCCTAGGTAACACCTACCCAGAAATCACCGAGATGCAAGCTCGCGCTATCATCGAGGCTGCTCTTAACCTTAAGAAGAAGGGCGTTGATGCTGCTAAGGTAGAAATCATGGTTCCTCTTGTTGGTAACGTTAAGGAGCTTGAGTACCAAAAGGACATCATCGAAACCACCATCGCTAAGGTATTCGAAGAGTACGGTGATACAGTTGAGTACACCATTGGTACCATGATCGAGGTTCCTCGTGCTGCTGTAACCGCTGACGAGATTGCTAAGGTTGCTCAGTTCTTCTCATTCGGAACCAACGACCTTACCCAGATGACCCTTGGTTTCTCTCGCGACGATATCGGTAAGTTCCTTCCTGAATATCTTAAGAGAGGTATCCTTAAGGTTGATCCATTCGAAGTACTCGACCAAGACGGCGTAGGCCAACTTGTTAAGGGTGCTGTTGCTAAGGGTCGTAGCACTCGCGAAAACCTTAAGTGCGGTATCTGCGGTGAGCACGGTGGAGAGCCATCATCAGTTGAATTCTGCCACTTCGCAGGACTTAACTACGTTTCTTGCTCGCCATACCGTGTGCCAATCGCTCGCCTAGCTGCTGCTCAAGCTGCTATCAAGGAAAGCAAAATGAAGTAGTTGACACTTCCTTAAATATAAAGAGCCGCCTTTGTGCGGCTCTTTTTTTTGTTCTACACCACCTGTCACTCTGACATAAAGAGAATGAGACCACATCGGAAGATCTACGTAGGAGTCCGTAGGATGTACGTAGGATCTCTGCATGACAAATTGTCGCATTTTCCTCAAAGCTCATAGTACATTCTTCTGCCCCCCCATAAAGCGCCTCTTGCAACCAAAAGGTGATAAATATCATATCAGCCCCAACTTTTGCCCCAATCATCCTATTTTTGTAGAAAACCATTGCTATGCTACAAGCATCAATCAACATAGGAACTAGCATCAGCCTCATTGCTGCCGATTCGCTAGATGAGCAGTTTGCCGCTGCGGGGCTAACCGAGATCAACATAAATGCGGCAAGCGGAGTGCTGACGTTTGGCTATAAGGATGGTCCTTCGCTGAGAAATGCTATCGAGTTACTGAAACGCAATAGCATCAATATAGAGGTAAAAAAAGAGGTATTCCCCATTACTGGCATGAGCTGCGCCTCATGCGCGGCCAGCGCCCAGACGATGCTATCCTCAGCCGAAGGCGTGGTGGAGGCATCGGTAAACATCGCCAACGAATCGGGGCTAGTGGAGTACGCTCCAGCACTAACCTCCCCTACCGAACTCCGAAAGGTGCTCCAGCAGGTGGGCTTCGACCTCATCATCGAAGAGGATAAGGCTGCGCAGGAAGAGGAAGTGGCGCAACAGCAGCGGGCACACCTAAAGCAGCTCCGAAGACAAACCGTTGGGGCCATCGCCTTTTCTATCCCAACAGCAGCCATTGGCATGCTTTGGATGGAGTGGCGCTTTGCCAACGTTACCATGTGGCTGCTCTCGACTCCGGTTCTGCTCATCTTCGGGCGCCAGTTCTTCGTAAACGCCTGGCGGCAGGCTCGGCATCGAAAGGCAAACATGGACACGCTTGTGGCCATCAGCACCTTTACGTCCTACGCCTTCAGCGTTTTCAACACGCTGCTCCCCGACGTATGGCTACGTCAAGGGCTTGAGGCGCACGTCTACTTCGAGGCATCGGCCGTAATCATCTCGTTCATCCTGCTAGGCCGACTTCTCGAGGAGCGCGCCAAGAGCAGCACCTCGTCAGCCATCAAGAAGCTGATAGGGCTACAGCCCAACACAGTTGTCCGCATCAACGAGAATGGAGAAGAAGAGAAAATTCCCATATCCAAAGTGCTTAAAGGTGATAAGCTGATTTCCAAGCCGGGAGAAAAGATTGCCGTTGACGGAAGGGTTGCCTCCGGCAGCTCGTTCGTGGACGAGAGCATGATTACCGGCGAGCCCATCGCCTCTGAAAAGTACGAAGGCGAACCCGTTTACGCGGGCACCATTAACCAGAACAGCTACCTTACCTATATAGCCGAAAAAATTGGAGGAGAGACCGTTCTATCTCAAATCGTAAAAAAGGTGCAGGAGGCGCAGGGAAGCAAGGCTCCCGTGCAGCAGCTGGTGGATAAGATTGCAGGCATCTTTGTTCCCGTGGTGATGGCGATTGCCCTCGCTAGCTTTGGCTTCTGGATGGTGCTTGGCTCCGACAATGCCGTGTCGATGGCCATCCTATCGTTTGTAACCGTGCTGGTTATTGCCTGCCCCTGTGCGCTAGGGCTGGCAACACCAACGGCCATCATGGTTGCCATGGGCAAGGGAGCCCAGCGCGGGATCTTGATCAAGGATGCCGAAAGCCTTGAGATGGCAAAAAAAGTAAGCGTTGTTCTCCTCGACAAGACAGGCACAATTACCCTAGGAGATGTAAAAGTCGACAGCATTGAGTGGGCCAGCGAGGCCAATATTAGCCAACTCTCGTCGGCACTCTACAGCATAGAGAAACGCTCTAACCATCCGCTGGCAAACGCCGTAGCGGCCTATCTCGAAGGTCAGAGCGAGGCTACTGACATTTCGGAATTCGAAAGCATCACAGGACGTGGGGTAAAGGCTACTATTGCCGCCAAGAACTACTACATAGGCAATCTACAGCTAATCGAAGAACAGCGTATTCCTATTTCGGATAGGATGACAGAGGCCTTCGAGTACCATTCGGACAAGGGGCGCACAGTAGTCCTTTTCGCCCATCAGGATGGCGTTGTGGCAGCCATAGCGCTATCCGATCAGCTAAAGCCCACCTCAGCAGACGCCATACGAAGGCTCCGAGAGAGAGGAATCGAAGTGGTAATGCTCACCGGCGATGCCGATAGGGTTGCACAGGCAGTTGCCAAGCAGGCTGGTGTTAGCAGCTACAGAAGCCAGCTGCTCCCATCCGACAAGTCGGATTTCGTAAAGCAGCTACAGGCCGAAGGGAAAGTGGTGGCAATGGTTGGCGATGGCATAAACGATGCCGAAGCGCTAGCCCAAGCCAACGTCAGCATCGCCATGGGCAAGGGGACCGACGTTGCCATGTCGGTGGCCAAGATCACCATCATCTCCTCCGACCTGACAAAGGTAGCAGAGGCCATAACCCTCTCCTCCATCACCACCCGCGCTATCAGACAGAACCTATTCTGGGCGTTTATCTACAACGTTGTAGGCATTCCGATAGCTGCAGGAGCGCTATTCCCGCTAACGGGATTCATGCTCAACCCAATGGTGGCAAGCGCAGCCATGGCGCTCAGTTCCGTATCGGTAGTATCGAATAGCCTTCGAATTCGTTCGCACAAAATCTAGCGTAGAATGTTACTAGGGAAACCGTAAAATAGAATACCATGACCAAGTTTGAGTTTAAGACAACAATTAACTGCGGCGGATGCCTGGCAAAGGTAAAGCCAGTACTCGACGCCAACAGCAGCATAAAAAGCTGGAAAGTCGACACATCGACACCCGAAAAGGTACTAACCGTGGAAACCGACAGTGCAACGCCCGAGCAAATCATCGAAGCGCTGTCCAAAATTGGGTATAAAGCAGAGCTTAAATAAGCAACACCTTTTGATTGATTCATACGATAATGCAAGATTGAGCAACGTGCTCTTTTTTGCATTATTTGCATACGCGCAGCCGTAACCCCGCGCTTGGTGATAATTAATATTTATCTTGCCCAAAAGAATACAGAGCAGCAATGATACGACCAGCAACATCCGCAGATGCCTCCGCCATCTGCAGCATTTACAACCATTACATAGAAAATACGGTAATTACCTTCGAGGAAAATCCCCTTACCGAAGACGAGATGGCCGAACGAATACGAGCATACAGCGAGAAGTACGCCTACATCGTGTACGAAGAGGATGGAGAGGTGATTGGATATGCTTACGGTTCTAGTTGGAGAACACGTAGGGCTTACAGATTCAGCACCGAGACCACCGTTTACCTAAAGGATGGAGCAGCCGGAAAAGGAATCGGCTCTTTACTCTACTCCGAGCTTATTGAAAGGCTAAAGGGAAAAGGCTTCCATTCACTGATAGGCTGCATAACCCTACCAAACGAAAAGAGCGTGAGGCTCCACGAGAAGATGGGCTTTAAAAAAGTAGCCCACTTCCACGAAGCGGGCTGGAAATTCGATCAATGGCTCGATGTTGGATTTTGGGAGTTACTTGTTTAAACAGCTCTTAGTTCACCTACCGATAACCCTTTTAGCCTATTAATGACGGATGAAAAGATGAAGAGTTCTCGCTTTTTTGCCTTTTTCTCGAAGAAGGTAGATGCAATAGTACAAATACCCTCAACCTCGTTGTAAAGCGAACAAAGAACAGCAATCTCCGGCTCTTTCATCTTCTTATTTGGGAGCATAAGCATAGCCTGAACTTGCCCCATTTCATTAAGAAGTGCAGCTTGCTGGGCAAGCTTATCGAGTAGAAAAGGGTTTACCCCATTAGCCACCAGTTCGCTTCGCCTGCTAGGCGACAAATTTACTGCAAAATGTTCTAGCACTCTAATTAGCTCCTCTTCCGATAGCATGTTTGGCCTTTGCTGGAACATAGTAAACCCCAAGGCCGAAAGGAATTCATTTTTCTTCTCCACATTGTCTTGGTTGTCAACCTCTATTTGTATTTTCAAGCAGCTTAAGTCAAAAGCGGCATGCTGCAACGATTCGTAAATATCAAACTTCAAAAAGCGATAAATGCTCGGGAGCTCAACTCCAAGTATTCCGGAAAAAGCATTATCCAATCGGCTATCAAGATCTGTGATATAGCCTCTTGTCCACAACGAACGAATTTCGGAAAGTTCCTTTATGCAGCAGCGCAAGCTTGCCGCAATAACCTTTCCGCCTGCAAGCATTAAGGCATCATTGTAAGGGTAGTTGCGAGTTATCATAGCTTTTATTTTAAAAGTAACCTGAAGATTTGCCTACATTTTAAGCTACCTAAAGCTACTTTAATCGTTAAACTATCGCAAGTTTTTGAGCAACTTTATCGCGACCAAAATACAATAGTCTAAATACAAGCACGTTTAACGACACATTACTTTAAAAAAAATGCAGCCACCAGAACCTCTATTGCATTAGCATTACTGGTAAACTAAGACGAAGAATTACGTCTTCGACAGCCTTACATTTACATTTTCCCCGCCTGTACCTCCAAGAACAAATAATTCCAAAAGCAAACCCGCAAAGAAGCTACAGTTTAAAACTAAAACATCAATAATAAAAATAAATCAAAAACACAATACTATACATATGCTTCAAATCAACATCATATTAAAGAAAACATCGTATGTTTTTAAACAATAAAAAGCAGCGCGTTTTTTTTGTCTTTTTCTTCGGTAATCCCAACGGGTTCAACTACATTTGCTCGAAATCTTTTAATATAACGTTTATGAAACTTTCGCATATCGAGCACATCGGGATTGCTGTTAAGGATTTAGCAACTGCAATACCTTACTACGAAAAGGTTTTAGGTCTAACCTGCTACAATGTTGAGGAGGTTAAGGACCAAAAGGTTAAGACTGCCTTTTTCATGATCGGACAAACCAAAATCGAGCTTCTTGAGTCGACCGATCCAGAAGGACCAATTGGTAAGTTTATTGAGAAGAAAGGCGAAGGCGTTCACCACATTGCATTTGCGGTAGAAGGTATCGAAAATGCTCTAGAATTTGCAGCAGAGCAAGGCGTACAGCTAATTGACAAGGCTCCTCGTAAGGGTGCTGAAGGCCTAAGCATTGCATTCCTACACCCAAAATCAACCATGGGCGTGCTTACCGAACTTTGCGAAGACAAGAATAAGTAGAAAACAACCTGATATTACTCCAAATGACCCAACACGAAAAAATCCAAGAGCTACTCAAGCTTCGCGAAGAGGCTAAGCTTGGTGGTGGACAAAAGAGAATTGATTCTCAACACAAGAAGGGCAAGTACACTGCTCGCGAGCGTATCGACATGCTTCTTGACGAAAAGAGCTTCGAAGAGTTCGACATGTTCGTTAGCCACAGATGTATTGATTTCGGCCTAGAAAAAGAAACTTACCTATCTGACGGCGTTGTTACCGGTTATGGTACCATCGACGGACGACTTGTTTATGTTTTCTCGCAAGACTTTACCGTATTCGGAGGATCGCTATCCGAAATGTTTGCAGCAAAGATCTGCAAGGTTATGGATATGGCTATGAAGACTGGCGCTCCTGTTATCGGTATCAACGACTCGGGTGGTGCTCGTATTCAAGAAGGGGTTAAGGCTCTTGGTGGCTACGCAGATATCTTCCAGCGTAACATTATGGCCTCTGGAGTAATTCCTCAAATCTCTGCAATGTTTGGTCCATGTGCTGGTGGTGCAGTATACTCTCCTGCGCTTACCGACTTCAACATTATGACCAAGGGAACCAGCTACATGTTCGTAACCGGACCAAAGGTTGTTAAGACCGTAACCGGCGAAGATGTAACACAAGAGCAACTTGGTGGTGCTAGCATCCATGCAACTAAGTCGGGTGTTGCTCACTTTGTAGCAGAAAACGAAGAAGAAGGTATCATGCTTATCCGTAAGCTGCTTAGCTACCTTCCTCAGAACAACCTCGAAGAGGCACCTCTTAAGCTTACTGCCGATCCAATCAACCGTATCGAAGAGCGCCTAAACGAGATCATTCCTGACAATCCTAACAAACCTTACGACGTTAAGGAAATCATCCACCTACTGGTAGACGATAAGGAATTCCTAGAGGTACACCGCGACTACGCTCCAAACATCATCTGCGGATTTGCCCGTTTCAACGGCATGTCGGTAGGGGTTGTTGCTAACCAGCCAATGTACCTAGCAGGTGTGCTTGACATTAACGCTTCGCGTAAGGCAGCTCGCTTTGTTCGCTTCTGCGACGCCTTCAACATTCCATTGGTAACCCTTGTTGACGTTCCTGGATTCCTTCCTGGTACTGCTCAAGAGTACGGTGGTATCATCCTTCACGGTGCTAAGCTTCTATTCGCTTACGGCGAAGCTACTGTACCAAAGGTTACCATCATCCTCCGCAAGGCTTACGGTGGTGCATACGACGTAATGAGCTCTAAGCACCTTCGTGGCGACATCAACTACGCTTGGCCAGGTGCTGAGATCGCAGTTATGGGACCTAAGGGCGCCATCGAAGTTCTTCTTAGCCGCGAAATTGGCAGCATTGAAGACGAGAAGGCTAAAGTTCAATTCCTCCTTGAGAAGGAACAGGAATATCGCGACAAGTTTGCCAACCCATACGTGGCTGCCAAGTTTGGCTACATCGACGATGTAATCGAGCCTAAGAACACCCGTTTCCGTATTGCTCGTGCACTTCAGTCGCTTGCTACTAAGAAGGATGTGAATCCACCTAAGAAGCACTCGAATATTCCATTGTAATATAAAACCCTATGAACAGACTTTTTAATTCGTTAAGAAGTTTGGTTATCATCATATCGCTATGCGCTTTTGGGGGCAACGCTGTTGCCCAAAGCGCTAGCGACTTGAGGATAAACGAATTTCTTGTAAACAACGTCAACAACTACCAAGACGATTTTGGGGTTCAAGGCTCGTGGATAGAAATCTTCAACTCCGCCTACAACACGGTGAACATTGCAGGTTGCTACCTCACCAACGACCCCAACAATCCAAAAATGTATAGAATCCCCAAAGATCCTATTACTAAGATTGCACCAAGAAGCTATTTGGTTTTTTGGGCCGATAACAAGACCACACACGGGACACTACACCTTAACTTCGACCTAAAAAGCTCAAAATACTTAGCGCTTTACGACCAAAGCGGAAAAATTCTTATTGACAGCGTATCGTTTAATCCTGCCGTACAAAAGGCAGACACCAGCTGGGGACGCGTTTTTGATGCGGATGCCAAATGGATTGCGATGGGTAAGCCTACTCCTAACGGCAATAACGATACCGTTGAACGCCCTTCGGCAGGTGCTATATTCTTACATTTCGACCCATCGGGTGCTACTATGGCTATCATTTCGATGAGCGTTGTTTTCTCGGCTTTGATTCTTCTTTACCTATCGTTCAAGTTTATTGGCAAAGCCAACATCAACCATGCACGTAGAATGAAGG
Encoded proteins:
- the mce gene encoding methylmalonyl-CoA epimerase, which gives rise to MKLSHIEHIGIAVKDLATAIPYYEKVLGLTCYNVEEVKDQKVKTAFFMIGQTKIELLESTDPEGPIGKFIEKKGEGVHHIAFAVEGIENALEFAAEQGVQLIDKAPRKGAEGLSIAFLHPKSTMGVLTELCEDKNK
- a CDS encoding acyl-CoA carboxylase subunit beta, whose translation is MTQHEKIQELLKLREEAKLGGGQKRIDSQHKKGKYTARERIDMLLDEKSFEEFDMFVSHRCIDFGLEKETYLSDGVVTGYGTIDGRLVYVFSQDFTVFGGSLSEMFAAKICKVMDMAMKTGAPVIGINDSGGARIQEGVKALGGYADIFQRNIMASGVIPQISAMFGPCAGGAVYSPALTDFNIMTKGTSYMFVTGPKVVKTVTGEDVTQEQLGGASIHATKSGVAHFVAENEEEGIMLIRKLLSYLPQNNLEEAPLKLTADPINRIEERLNEIIPDNPNKPYDVKEIIHLLVDDKEFLEVHRDYAPNIICGFARFNGMSVGVVANQPMYLAGVLDINASRKAARFVRFCDAFNIPLVTLVDVPGFLPGTAQEYGGIILHGAKLLFAYGEATVPKVTIILRKAYGGAYDVMSSKHLRGDINYAWPGAEIAVMGPKGAIEVLLSREIGSIEDEKAKVQFLLEKEQEYRDKFANPYVAAKFGYIDDVIEPKNTRFRIARALQSLATKKDVNPPKKHSNIPL
- a CDS encoding OadG family transporter subunit, which translates into the protein MNRLFNSLRSLVIIISLCAFGGNAVAQSASDLRINEFLVNNVNNYQDDFGVQGSWIEIFNSAYNTVNIAGCYLTNDPNNPKMYRIPKDPITKIAPRSYLVFWADNKTTHGTLHLNFDLKSSKYLALYDQSGKILIDSVSFNPAVQKADTSWGRVFDADAKWIAMGKPTPNGNNDTVERPSAGAIFLHFDPSGATMAIISMSVVFSALILLYLSFKFIGKANINHARRMKEKELKKQGIVVTAKEEGEETSGETLAAIAMAIQLFETEKEDLDSTILTIEKTSRTYSPWSSKIYSMRQIPQKTTQKR